In the Arachis hypogaea cultivar Tifrunner chromosome 20, arahy.Tifrunner.gnm2.J5K5, whole genome shotgun sequence genome, TCACCATCATCGATTCCAGCTTTTATTTCAGAAATTTTCAGCTTCTTCTGCTCTGCACCACagaactaattaattattttctaaaaagcAAATCAAAGAAAGAACTATTACTACCTCCATCAAGAGAAGAGGCTGCACTGCATTGTCTTGACAGATTTGAAGACAGCTCACAGTATTGACGCTCGTAACCTTCAAACACCGCACTCATTTTTCCTAATTTCCACCACCAAATGTACTTCACATTTCAATTCTATTCAAATAAACTTGATCTAAAATGAAATCTTGAAATAGTGTTTAAAAAATTGATCTGAAATTAAATGATTTCCATCTGTGATCgtcattattttctaatttttcatgttaattttgttttctcaAAGAAATTGAATCTCGAAAAGTTGTGGCTTTTATAATACCGTAGCTGAGATTGGCGGGAGCGTTGGCCTTAGATTGATCGGAGGAGAGGCTACGTTGCTTGTGAAATCGAAGAATCGAAGAAGAATAACAATGAAACTTGCTTAATTGCTTAAGCTTAATACGcttgaattttaattatattaacctctctttattatattactttgtTATTCCcttgattatttatttctttatctaGATTAATGTAATGTGAGATCATTAAGTCTATAACTTCCTCTAAAGATAGATACTGATTTGATATTATAAAGGAGCAGCAAAATATACAATAATCACTTTTTAGCTTTTATATAAGCCCAATATAATATTATTCCAAGAAATTTGGAAACTAAAGTAGTGTCTAACACgctaatgagtaatagctcaaatggcatagtctcctcatactcaattaagaggttacgaattcgagtctcttatctttggtaaaaaaaaaaaaaaaaaaaaagaagtagtgTCTAACACTATTCTTAATAATGTTTGCTATATACTCAAATTGAAAGGGTGTTCATCATGTAATAGTGCACATTCTATGATGCTGTAAGGGAAAGAATAAGAgtgaactaaaaaataattaaatcaaattcgaAAAAGAGATAGTAAATCagaaaagaattaaattaaatcaaaaagagatgaaaaagataattttatattgaaaaaaattaaaaaaaaaagtattaatcactaaattcatgcataattgattactttttatttttataaaattctactcattaataaaaattatttaattgaattattaACCTATTCTAACTCATTACGGATATAAACAAATCAAGTAAGCTAAGTAGGATATCATCATTTTCActtcacaattttatttttattagtatttggtTAATTCAAATTTCATCTTATTATTCTATCTACAAACTGATGAATTGTATCACATAtatcaaacattttttttatgaacatacatacatacatatgcaTATATAGAGCGAAAAAATTTGGAAAGCTACCTAAGGCTATACAGAGAACGTGCTCACGTTATGCAGAGGGACAGGTTAGAGACAAAAACATGATGTGAAGATGGACATGTTGTAGAGGGATCCGATCTCATATTCTAttagattatattattatataaacaaaagcataaattaaaatgaaaaacgaTGAACAATTAGTAGTAAACATGTATGTGTGCGTATTTTcaagaaaaatagaatataaGCATAACCAAGTTGACAGGGGTGTACATGGACCCGGGCCACATTAGGTTTGGCTTAATTCAGACTCGACCCAAAATATAGATCGGACGTAATTTTTAGATCCTAACCCAATCTTAGATTCGATGAAACCTACGCACCTTCGGATCGGGTAAAAATCGAATAAAAACCGGATGAAAACCAGgtctttagcatgtaaaaatcacATAATCTCCAACtattatttcacaattcacatagtaaaatttatttaaaaaaatataacaagaaccaacacttctctaaaattaaagcataaccataaccaatattaatattgtctaataacaccaaatatttaaatcaatacaaataacacaatattatgcattagtctaaagtcttatgcattttaaacataaaacattaacttataatcttataatgactaatagcacaaaatattaaggtttacaatatttaaatttcacataagaatagctATCATTCaccactaataacacaaaatattaattgtgtatgatgaccggaccATCGAGTCGAGTTCGGGTGACCCGTGCAATGGTTCGaatccgacccgaaataatgaccggatctatttttgagacccttacccgaccctagacccgataaaatcacactaaattagcccCTAAAATATTCGAGACCAGGCCAAGTCTTCGGGTCGGACCGAACCATGTACACCTCTTCAAGTTGCGATGCTTTTTCTCTCTGTCGTTGGGCATTTGTCATTTGCCATGTATTGTGGTCTACGTGCTTTATGTTGAATATACAAAAATTCTCACATTCTCAATCTCTACTCATAAATCAAAGGGTAAATCACACAAACAGGTATGAGTCTTTGATTcacgattagagtgcatacataTATGCTTAACCTGATTGATTTAATGGCAATAATTGCATTCATATGTGAtatttttggtgactgaaataaattaaacaaagaaaaacaaaataaacaaaataaggaactgcctaaatagagggacagtcccgtttaagactactcttaaactcctcccaaggtgaaagaagctccacatgcgaaagttgtaccttcatcgccatctttgccatagtatctgccaccgtgtttgcatctctcataatcaaacgaaagtcaacccgccaattccaatgcatgatatctcttattttgagcaccagtggatcaataaacccaaaaccatcttgagtaacaagattaaatgcttccacacaatccgtctcacaaataacatcttgttgacccacatcccaaactaagagatatcctctccaaatagcaaacaattctccttgaagaatactattactctcaatcattcccaaacaccccctttgccagctcccattacaatctctaataacacaaacaaaactaacactatcacccgaaccaaaataactagcatcacaattaatcttaaaagtaccaatggatgggggattccacTCATCTATGCTTTCATTGCATATAAACTGTAAGTTATATCTAATGTCATTGTgagtagggctggaagtgagtcaagccagctcatgagccAGCTCGAACTCGACTCGTTAACAGTTCGATAAGCTAAGCTCATGAGCTAGTGAGCCAAGCTTGAGcctgaaattgagctcataaattaaatgagtcgagcttgagcttggataagctcagctcattagctcgtgagctggctcgatatatatatatatatatatatatatatatatatatatatatacttaattatttaatatttatatttattttttacatataattttaatataggacataaataaaaaatttataatttattgatagataaacaatatataaaattgatcttttcaaatatttttaaaaatatataagttataatttattgatataaaattatagattatgtatctatgtttctcttatttgagccagctcgtgagctcgaGCCAGCTCGTGAACTTTTGGTGAGCCGAGTTTGAGTTTAAGAAATAAGCTCGATTGTAAATGAGTCGAGCCGTGAACCAAGCTCAATTttcgtgagccgagcttgagtttggtctagctcggctcagcttggctcacttccagccctaattGTGAGACAGCAAACAGGTATGCTAACTAAGACAACGCGCTAACAATATCTAACAAATTAAACATGGTTGTCATTATTTGAAATCAAAGCACATCTATTACCCAACAACCATTAATAATTCAGATTTTTCTAACAAGAATCTCTTGCAAATACCCTAATCACTTAATACTCtctactctctctctccctccgtTAATATACTGGAAAGAGCAGAAATGTTTGGTAGCCAAAGAAAATTAGCCAAAAATAAccataacttattttatttagtattcattaattattgtgataattaataaatattaaataagacaagttttgGCTGTTTAGCATTACTTAAAAAGTGAAGGTGAGTATATTATTTTTGTACAAAGATTTCTACTCATCAGTGATACTTCAAAGTTTTATTCTTCAAATCTCAGCTGGCAAATTGTATATATAAGCAATGAAATAACTACATCATTAATAttttaagggatatttattattGTCGTCATCAAATAATTTggttaccttttttttttctttgataagTTTTCACCCTCTCGGAAATCTCGAACATGGAAAAAGAGTTACAGAGActcaaaaacaacaaaacaagcacACTAagaaataaaacaataataacaaccaaCAAACAACAAGCAACAGACaacaaagaatagaaaaaagttgcacctaatttttctaaaataaaaaaattaataaaatactaaagtaaaaaattaattattcttaaattaattataaaattaatggtgaataattttatactttaaaaaatctaaattctaaaaaaaatgaaTAGTGAATATTGAATTTAGATGTTCTAAAAtacaaaggattacaaaaaaaaaaaaaaacttagcaataataataattattttgagTATCTAGGTGTTGTAAGGAATATAGTATAAGAGAGTGCAGAGAGATCTAGTGATCTAGCATTGATTATTTATACATGATGAATGGCGCAACATAAGCgagtgaaataaaataagaatcgTTGAAGAAATGGGTGTTGGACACATGTCGGAAAGCATTGGAACCCAATAACATGGATCGTAGATGCTGAGCGAGCGAGCTAGCAGGCTcccattattttcaatttttcatttaatcATTGCAACTCCTGTCACGTACCAATAATGGGCCAAGACACCCTCTCCGCTCAGAAGAGGGCCACCGCCACCGCCCTCCCCACCACCACCGCACTTGCCGCCTCCAATGCAAGACGCAACCCACCGCGCTCCCGCCAGATCTCCAAAACCTTCAACAACATCAAGATCACCATCCTCTGCGGCTTCGTCACCATCCTCGTTCTCCGCGGCACCATCGGCGTCAATCTCGGCTCCTCCGACGCCGACGCCGTCAACCAGAACCTCATCGAGGAGACCAACCGTATCCTCGCCGAGATCCGATCCGACTCCGACCCTAACGAACCCGACGAGCCCGACATCGCCCTCAACGCCAGCTCCTCCTTCTCCCTCGGCCCTAAGATCCGCAATTGGGACCGCGAACGCCAGCACTGGCTCCAAAACAATCCCGAATACCCTAACCTCGTTCGCGGCAAGGCACGGATCTTGCTCCTCACCGGATCCCCGCCCAAACCCTGCGATAACCCCATCGGCGACCACTACCTTCTCAAATCCATCAAGAACAAGATCGATTACTGCAGAATTCACGGCATCGAGATCGTTTACAACATCGCTCATTTGGACAAGGAGCTCGCCGGTTATTGGGCCAAATTGCCGATGATTAGACGGTTGATGCTCTCGCACCCTGAGGTCGAGTGGATTTGGTGGATGGATAGTGACGCCTTCTTCACCGACATGGTTTTCGAGCTTCCCTTCTCCAAGTATGAGAATTACAATTTAGTCCTCCACGGTTACCCTGATCTCTTGTTCGAGCAGAAGTCTTGGATTGCCGTCAATACTGGCAGCTTCCTCTTT is a window encoding:
- the LOC112783014 gene encoding probable xyloglucan 6-xylosyltransferase 3, translating into MGQDTLSAQKRATATALPTTTALAASNARRNPPRSRQISKTFNNIKITILCGFVTILVLRGTIGVNLGSSDADAVNQNLIEETNRILAEIRSDSDPNEPDEPDIALNASSSFSLGPKIRNWDRERQHWLQNNPEYPNLVRGKARILLLTGSPPKPCDNPIGDHYLLKSIKNKIDYCRIHGIEIVYNIAHLDKELAGYWAKLPMIRRLMLSHPEVEWIWWMDSDAFFTDMVFELPFSKYENYNLVLHGYPDLLFEQKSWIAVNTGSFLFRNCQWSLDLLDEWAPMGPKGPIREEAGRILTANLKGRPAFEADDQSALIYLLLSKEVWMEKVFLENSYYLHGYWAGLVDRYEEMAEKYHPGLGDERWPFVTHFVGCKPCGSYGDYPVERCLSSMERAFNFADNQVLKLYGFSHRGLLSPKIKRIRNETVTPLEFVDKFDIRRHHPSTTESKS